The genomic window CCATTTGTAGCTTTATGTTTGGGTGGCCAACTTTCTGCAAAATAGCAGCAGCTAGGAATACACAATTCAGGTTGTTGTTAGTTTACTCATTCatacaaacacacgcatgcgTCTGACCCTCCCTGATGGCTGTCATTCATCATTCAGAATTAGCATACACcatgtaaaatgtacatttgatTCCTACCAGTATTCAAATTCACTTCAAAGATTAAATTACAAGATTTCTCTGCACGTGTCAATACTCCTGGTCTATCTTTTGCAATCTGAACCTACCCGGTACAGGTGAAGTTCAAGGAATCCCTTCTAACGTACCCTGGTGTGGCGTGTTCAGGAAATATCGGGGGTCTGTAATCCTGGTGTTGATCGGCTCCAGCAGGCCGAGAATCCCTTCCTGAAGACGGAGAATACAACTGCATCATGCACACTGTGTAATCGGCCCCTGGAGCTTATGTAGGTGACCAAGTGAATTTGACACCTAATCTTCATCCCTTACTAACTAATTGCAAGCTGCTCTGTAAACCAACCCCGTAGATCCCCCATCCCCCATCGCTTGCCACAATACATTTGCACTGGATCGCTGGGTAACAATCATTAGcattatgcatatatatatcacatatgCAGATCCAGATTGAAACTTGGTGACCCAGAGTGACCTTTGACAGAACACCAGCAGCGTATTTCAGGTTCTCTACAAATGTGGCCTCCATCTCCTCACTAGCCGCCGCTCGGTCCCGCCCTGCAGGTACCCTCCCGGCCATCAGGTGGATCCTGAGGAAACAAGCAGACACTGCACAATCACGCAATGTTCAATAAAGATAGCTAATATatagaatatgtatttattattttcacctaTTAGCTTCTATCCTACtttctgtaattaaaatgttcagtAGATCAGACAACCCCCTATAGACCCCCTTTTTTTGGTATGCAGCATGCTTAATATAGTTGTAAAAGAGCAGCAGAGCCTGTTatgctttatttgttttgtgagcTAAATAAAAGCATTGATTCTTAAATGTAAAAAGTGTTGATTCATTTAAAAGGCATGCTACAGTGCACGGCCCGAGCATTGATGTAATACTTTAAATGTTTCCTAAGtagtcctggataagggtgtctgctaataaatacatgaataataataataataataataatatttaactgGTGCATGGAAAAGGGATTGTGGGAGAACTGAAGAAGAGGCTGTGTTGCGCAGGGCACCATATGCTGCCACCCTGCACACTGGCTGGCTCTCCAGGTCACATGGCAGAGCAGTGGTTGTACCTGCTGCAGTCCAGGGCCTTGGCATACTTCACTGCCAGCTCCAGGCCTCTTCTGAAATCCACCTGTCTGCCAGGGACAGCCCCCAGCCCGAGATCCCCGTTATCCACATCTCCTGCAACAAGGATAGCATCACCCACATGGAGCTGGAAACTTGGTGCAATAAAGAGCATTTATTTACCTGAAGAAATAACTCTAGGACATTGTCAGGCCTTTAAACTCGAGTCTGGGCTCAACTGAAAGCGGGGCGTCGAGCTCATTATGCTATAAATCCCCCGCCACGGCGTCAGTGTGCAGCATAGTAAAGGACGTTTTAGTGTATTCAATTTAGGATTAACTCACTTATTTTACTTTCAACACAACTAATGCATTTAAGGTAAACTTACTTAGAAATTCCTGGTTCACTGTACgtattaataatgtttttacgCGTTCCACGTCTGACGCTACGGAGAGCGAGAAGTAATCGACCGTGCAGGGCTGCTGCATTATTATTAAACGCCTACATTTTAATTGGCCAAACGGGTGGTAAACTGTAATTTTAAATACCGTGGTGTTATTATCATCTGTGCATCTCTTACCGGGCGGCGTGTTAATGAGCACAACTTCCACCCCCGCCTGTCGCTGGGCTTCCTGGAGCGCCAGCGGGTCCGCGTCGTACAGCCACGCCGCCTCCACGGCTCGAAACCCGGCCGCCGCTGCGCCCTGGAGCCGCTGCGTGAACTCGGGCCGCTCCGTGAACAGCCACGACAGGTTAGCGCTGAACTTGAGCCGGGACATCGGGAAACGCTGCACCTCCGCTGGCAAggaaataatattgaataatgaatgaataatgacTGGGGCGAAATCAATGGAGGGAATGTCGATATTATTCCGGGTGAAGCGCAGACTCGGAGTGCCTcaaacagcaacacaaacacTGGACTTTGTTTCCGTGTCACAAAGTCCAGCCAGGTGATCTGACTAGCAAACAATGTGTTTCAGTCCAGTATTTGTTTGCTAGGGGGTGTATATCGCCGTGTCCAGTAGCTTTAATTGCAGAATAGGACCTGTTACTCTCCCTCCGTCCCACAATAACTTCCCACGCCTGCGCAGAAGTGAGCAGGCCGCGGTGAGGGTGTCAGACATACCTACATATGCTAATCCAGCTCTGTCCATGTCTCCTTTCTTCTAAATAAGGCTTAAGTCTCCCTTTCATGTTGCATCGACAGGACATTGATTTTGGATGACAGTCAGAGGTAATCCTATTGAGTGCCTGGCCAGGTTCCCCACAGTGACTCTCTGCAGGAGCTGAAAGGCACCCTACCGAGAGATAGGCATCTATAACACAATCTCTGGTGTCTTTGTGTGAGATCTGGCCTCCCCCATGTCAGGATTATCTCCACCTGTTCATTCTTGCTCAGTGACACCTAAGCATGCATACAAATCACTGGAGAGAACCTGCGTAATCGTGTttttttgggttttttttttccttttctgttacACACAGAGAAGTATGTGCATTTGGCTTACATAATATCCTTCATTCTACAGTGggattttaatttatgtttaatgtGCCTTTGTTACACACCACATTTCAAATATCTTTCATAATGAGTGAGGTTTAGGGCAGTACACAGATTAAAACATGACACTGTAGCTCAAGGGTCTGTGACTGTGTCCCTGGGGTGCCATTTGATGTGGGTaacagtgtgtgagtgtttaaaatgacacaaagcagtgattatttaataataaatgattAGGTAacaattgtaaaacaaaatactggACAACAAGCTGATCTCCAATAACTGTAGTTAGAGAATCAACCTACCTTACTTTACCTTATCTAGTCCTGGAACAGTTCAATCAGGGGTGTcggactccagtcctggggggccacagtgtctgctggtttttgttccagtccAGGTCTtagctccttaattggtctaattaatcaattatctGGATAGatttaacacttctctccagactctgaaatgttcagtgggttcagtgtttttagtaaatcaaaacattgtaaGATATCGgctatacaaattaaatatgaaaattgTAGATAAGCCTACTTGAGTCAGTAATGACATTAATTAACAAATTGGAAGCTCCTGTTGCAACGAAAACCTgcagacactgtggccccccaggactggagtctgacacccctaaTTCAATTATTTCAGAACTGCCATCGTGAGCTCAGTCACGTGGCAGCTTTAAAAGCCAGAGAGCCTGTGATCTTTATGCTGGAAGATGGGGCACGGGGTGGATGGTATCACTTAATGAGTTCAAGACCATCCAACCTTACATTTAACTTCGTTTGCATCAGTGAATACAGTGAACACGATGTCCTGATGTCTCGGATCAAGTCTAAAAGGAGCCGAGTGTAATCTGCATATACTCCTTAAATAAACAGGCTTTATCTTTGTGAAGTTTTTCTAAGATGTTACAGGAAAGCAgtgcttttctttttatctTGACGTCTCAAGCTGTTGGAAATAATTTGCATTCATTTACACCCCGCTAGTGTTCCATGGGGCCGTAGTAATCATAAGATCAAGTCTGCAAAATGCATCTTGCCGAAAGCATTAAGACTAATCATTAACCAGTCATATAAAATCAACAAATGTGCGTGGCTCTTTAATGGAACAGAAGCCAAATGCTTAACACTGTATGAAGTAACAAGTACCAGCCAATCTAATTAATATTGGTTTCTGCGATTAAACACCTATAACATCAGCCAAAGTCAATTTCATTAAGGCATAAATTCACATCTTAAACATACTTATGCgcttaattctttttttttttatgagttaAATATAATCTTTCCAGAGGAGAAGCTTTACTCAAAGCATTCCAGGCATATAGAAAGATCGACTGGATGGAAAACGCGAAGGAGTGCATCTCCTGTAATACAGAGTAAATAGTACTTGGGGCTGTTTGGAAAACTTAATTATTTTGGGTAATGGAAATAATGTAAAATGGCTAGGATTACGGTTGCACTTGAAAGACTTAAGCAACTGCAGCGAAACCTGTAGGATGTTAGGTTCACTCCTGGGCTGCACCGTTTCCCAATTAGAATTACAGTAGGTATGATGTCTCTAGGCATGATTATTCATCACAGAGGATCTGAGTATTCTTTGATTCTACACTGGTGAGGTTGATCAGCGCGTTGGAATCTCTTGAGCAttgcttttttcattttatagttGTAATGTAGTATGAATAtagctttatttatgtatagtgATTACTGCAGTGTGAGGATGCGCCCCATCACATAGATATCACCCACTTGACAATCCAGGTTGGTAGATTTGTTTTCATATGCGAAAGTTTTGGGGGATCTGTATATTGTGGATTCTAGTGTCCATGCTGACATTGCATTGTAGATTGACCATTTGAAATTCCTGCAGAGCTCCACAATGTGAACAAAACCATTATTGTGTGGTCTCCAGCAAAGTAATAAACTGCCGAGCCCTTATAAGCTCCATGGGTCGCAGTCATAATGAATAGCATTTGAGCCTGATTGACTGTGTCACTCATTCAGTCTGGGGGGAAAGACCCTGTCAGACCAAGTAAGGTTGATATGGGGCTGAAAGCAGCCGACCAAGGGCCTGCGAAGCTAGAACCTCCAATCTACCATAGAAGAACGGTTAGTTTTTTCTGAGAAAGACCTGAGGCAAGACAAAGCTAGGACAGCTGGAGTTCTGCAGTGTTGGGCTTACACGTATACGTGCTCTTTTATTATTGGATGGTGATCTTTGGAGGTGGAAAGGGGTGGCTTAATATTAGTCActtcataattttattttcctttctgatTTGAATAGGTAGTTTTATCTGGCACTTTTCTTGCTTGTGTTTGAGGATAAATCCTTTCTTCTTAGTGAGTGTCTGATCTGTACAATACGTTCTTGTAAGTGCATTTAACACAGAATTAGCAGTACCAAAGTCTTGTATCTAAGCCATTTCAGAGGTTTTTAATATTCATCATAAAATTCATGATTTGTGCATGCAGAACTAAAGCATTTTAATGTTTCTACCAGCACAAACCATACTTTTCAGGTACAATGAATTTagtatatttagaaatataGCTACATATGCAAATCTTTTATTTCAAGGACAatttaagaaacaaatacaaatgcactatACCATATTAATAATTAGAAATGCCTTCATTGTATTTAGCTGGCAATGCAATATTGTTTCTATGGGAACCAAAATATAcgggcattttgttttgttggagcACTAAGTGGACTGAGATAAAGGGGTTATTGGACTGAAATTCTCTAGTCAAAGATCTTGTGTGTCATCAATTTTCATATTGTTAATGAAAAATATCGGATTATATCCATCAGCTGTGTCAATGTCTTTTATTTTACCAATATGCTTCTGCTAATGAACTCTTAAGTGAGAAAGATAAATCAGaagaaatcatgtttttttatttttctcgtcTCTGTCTTGGAAAAACAGGGGTGGAAATGTAAACAAGTAATTAATCATGCTGGAATGCCTTGCAACAAAAGTACAGAAAGCAGACAGTTACTGATAAAACCCACAATTTCTTTGAAATTAATGATGCATTGTTTTTACAGCAGTAACCCAGAACTGTGGAGCTATAGATTATTTTAAATCCCCTGAGTTTATATACTACTGAACTTTTGGAAACTTCCAGTGAAGGAAATGGAGTACTTATCTGTGTACGTTTTTTTAATAGATCTAAAAATCAGTTTAATTATGTCAGTGAACTAATTCAATACTGAACATTAATTTGCAACAGCCTAGAAT from Amia ocellicauda isolate fAmiCal2 chromosome 19, fAmiCal2.hap1, whole genome shotgun sequence includes these protein-coding regions:
- the hyi gene encoding putative hydroxypyruvate isomerase, producing the protein MDRAGLAYVAEVQRFPMSRLKFSANLSWLFTERPEFTQRLQGAAAAGFRAVEAAWLYDADPLALQEAQRQAGVEVVLINTPPGDVDNGDLGLGAVPGRQVDFRRGLELAVKYAKALDCSRIHLMAGRVPAGRDRAAASEEMEATFVENLKYAAGVLSKEGILGLLEPINTRITDPRYFLNTPHQAAAILQKVGHPNIKLQMDIFHWQIMDGNLTQNIKTYFPLLGHIQIAQVPHRNEPDSPGEVNFPYVFNLLEEMGYQGYIGCEYRPLGATEEGLGWLQDYWKDNK